Proteins from a single region of Oncorhynchus nerka isolate Pitt River linkage group LG18, Oner_Uvic_2.0, whole genome shotgun sequence:
- the LOC135561839 gene encoding uncharacterized protein LOC135561839, with protein MEVKLTEAVIFSLLLTLQVFSAERNDETLTSWPDQGAIPTGDYLEKGRGEVHRYDRQEQHSGQSEHDVIHTPLSTNDATEIDIINRDEFPCNVISVMDDLPTPQVQTQPTPTAVTTSSPHLDNNKNKRKAKGAPQHQGLVVPYLPIRPGAPNIKGFPPAPPMFFVPQRAEARHPHPMSWFPRGYGSMPNYLMPPSVFSAYVRALHGGSSEENSLSD; from the exons ATGGAAGTCAAACTAACAGAAGCAGtgattttctctctccttcttactCTCCAGGTATTTTCTGCAG AGAGGAACGATGAGACTCTCACTTCCTGGCCCGATCAAGGGGCAATTCCCACGGGAGACTacctggagaaggggagaggagaggtgcacAGATATGACAGACAAG AGCAGCATTCTGGGCAATCTGAACACGATGTTATTCACACACCGCTGAGCACAAACGATGCAACTGAGATAGACATCATCAACCGTGACGAGTTTCCATGTAACGTCATATCAGTCATGGACGACCTCCCAACCCCTCAGGTTCAGACTCAACCGACCCCGACCGCAGTTACCACCAGCAGCCCACACCTGGACAATAACAAAAACAAGAGAAAGGCAAAGGGAGCTCCTCAACATCAGGGTCTAGTTGTCCCATACCTACCCATCAGGCCTGGTGCCCCCAACATAAAAGGCTTCCCTCCTGCACCACCAATGTTCTTTGTCCCTCAGAGAGCTGAAGCACGCCATCCCCACCCCATGAGCTGGTTTCCCAGAGGTTATGGAAGTATGCCCAACTACCTCATGCCCCCCTCTGTATTCTCAGCCTATGTCCGGGCTTTGCATGGAGGTTCATCTGAAGAGAATTCTCTGAGTGACTGA